From one Streptomyces sp. NBC_01478 genomic stretch:
- the nagA gene encoding N-acetylglucosamine-6-phosphate deacetylase: MAADPGTRDSVDMRLRRGARPATTHPHPATANAPLVLSGANVVLPTGTVRAGRLIIDGTRITGAAPDNAQVLDVTGHWLVPGFVDLHNHGGGGASFTSGTIEDVLKGIHTHRRHGTTTLVASTVTGDMDFLAHRAGLLSELAEQGDLAGIHFEGPFISPCRKGAHSEALLRDPDPADVRKLVDAARGTAKMVTLATELPGGLDSVRLLSEHGVIAAIGHTDASYEQTVEAIDAGATVATHLFNAMPQLGHREPGPIAALLEDERITVELINDGTHLHPASLELAFHHAGAGRVALITDAMDAAGFGDGRYMLGPLEVEVSEGVARLVEGGSIAGSTLTLDRAFKRSVTVDRLPVEDVVTAISANPARLLGSYDEIGSLEPGKYADLVLLDSAFDLKGVMRRGTWVVEPQLG, encoded by the coding sequence ATGGCAGCCGACCCAGGGACGCGGGACAGCGTCGATATGCGGCTCCGCCGCGGGGCGCGACCAGCCACGACGCACCCGCACCCCGCAACGGCCAACGCGCCCCTCGTCCTGTCCGGCGCCAACGTGGTCCTCCCCACCGGCACCGTGCGCGCAGGCCGCCTCATCATCGACGGCACCCGCATCACCGGCGCCGCTCCCGACAACGCCCAGGTACTCGATGTCACCGGCCACTGGCTGGTACCGGGATTCGTCGACCTGCACAACCACGGCGGCGGCGGAGCCTCCTTCACCTCCGGCACCATCGAAGACGTCCTCAAGGGCATCCACACCCACCGCCGACACGGCACCACCACCCTGGTCGCCTCAACGGTCACCGGCGACATGGACTTCCTCGCCCACCGCGCCGGCCTCCTCTCCGAACTGGCCGAGCAGGGCGACCTCGCCGGCATCCACTTCGAGGGCCCGTTCATCTCCCCGTGCCGCAAGGGCGCCCACTCCGAGGCCCTGCTCCGCGACCCCGACCCGGCCGACGTCCGCAAGCTGGTCGACGCGGCCCGCGGCACGGCCAAGATGGTCACCCTCGCGACCGAACTCCCGGGCGGCCTGGACTCCGTACGCCTCCTCTCCGAACACGGCGTCATCGCGGCGATCGGACACACGGACGCGTCGTACGAGCAGACGGTGGAGGCGATCGACGCGGGCGCGACGGTCGCCACGCACCTGTTCAACGCGATGCCGCAGCTCGGGCACCGCGAGCCCGGCCCGATCGCGGCGCTCCTCGAAGACGAGCGCATCACCGTCGAGTTGATCAACGACGGTACGCATCTGCACCCGGCGTCCCTGGAGTTGGCGTTCCATCACGCGGGCGCGGGACGGGTGGCGTTGATCACGGACGCGATGGACGCGGCGGGCTTCGGCGACGGCCGTTACATGCTCGGCCCGTTGGAGGTCGAGGTGAGCGAAGGCGTCGCACGGCTGGTGGAGGGCGGGTCGATCGCGGGGTCGACGCTGACCCTGGACCGGGCCTTCAAGCGTTCGGTGACGGTCGACCGGCTGCCGGTCGAGGACGTGGTCACCGCGATCTCGGCCAACCCGGCCCGCCTGCTGGGGAGTTACGACGAGATCGGCTCGCTGGAGCCCGGCAAGTACGCGGACCTGGTGCTGCTGGACTCCGCGTTCGACCTCAAGGGCGTGATGCGGCGCGGCACTTGGGTGGTCGAACCGCAACTCGGCTGA
- a CDS encoding 1-phosphofructokinase family hexose kinase — protein MILTVTLNTALDITYRVRELRPHGSHRVSEVTERPGGKGLNVARVLAALGHEVTVTGFTGGVTGRVVRDRLTGTPGVLDALVPVAGPTRRTIAVVDGLTGDTTQLNEPGPTVTSAEWSAFQDAYEELVGGASAVALCGSLPPGVPVGAYAGLVRTARAAGVPVLLDTSGEPLRRGVAARPDLVKPNAEELAELTGSHEPLGGARDARRRGARAVVASLGVQGLLAATPEGDWLATPPARVHGNPTGAGDSAVAGLLSGLVERLPWPDRLARAVALSAATVLAPVAGEFDHAAYEELLGRVAVTRNASAA, from the coding sequence GTGATCCTCACGGTGACGCTGAACACCGCTCTCGACATCACCTACCGGGTACGGGAGTTGCGACCGCACGGTTCGCACCGCGTGTCCGAGGTGACCGAACGGCCCGGCGGCAAGGGCCTGAACGTGGCCCGCGTGCTGGCCGCCCTCGGCCACGAGGTCACGGTCACCGGCTTCACGGGCGGCGTCACCGGACGTGTCGTACGGGATCGACTCACGGGCACACCAGGTGTGTTGGACGCCCTCGTCCCGGTCGCGGGTCCGACCCGGCGCACGATCGCCGTGGTGGACGGGCTGACCGGTGACACGACTCAACTCAACGAGCCCGGCCCGACGGTCACTTCGGCGGAGTGGTCCGCCTTCCAGGACGCGTACGAGGAGTTGGTGGGCGGGGCCTCGGCGGTGGCCCTGTGCGGGAGTCTGCCGCCGGGGGTGCCGGTGGGCGCGTACGCGGGGCTGGTCCGGACGGCTCGGGCGGCCGGTGTCCCGGTCCTCCTCGACACCAGCGGCGAACCGCTGCGCCGGGGCGTCGCCGCCCGCCCCGACCTGGTCAAGCCGAACGCCGAGGAACTGGCCGAACTCACCGGTTCCCACGAGCCGTTGGGCGGGGCGCGGGACGCCCGGCGCCGGGGTGCCCGCGCGGTGGTCGCCTCGCTCGGCGTCCAGGGGCTGCTGGCGGCGACCCCGGAGGGCGACTGGCTCGCGACGCCTCCGGCCCGTGTCCACGGCAATCCGACCGGCGCCGGTGACTCGGCGGTCGCGGGTCTGCTGTCGGGGCTGGTGGAGCGGCTGCCGTGGCCGGACCGACTGGCGCGGGCCGTGGCGCTGTCGGCGGCGACCGTACTGGCGCCGGTGGCGGGCGAGTTCGACCACGCGGCCTACGAGGAGCTGCTGGGGCGGGTCGCGGTGACGAGGAACGCGTCCGCGGCCTGA
- a CDS encoding flavin reductase family protein: MPNTASPTKVDLSGHAGPSGHAVGVSNDEFRAALSRLAAGVVLVTAHEEPYDPDDPHAPVGEDVGMTATAFMSVSLDPPLVLVSLRDGSRMDDLLDEQPLWAVSVLSESQRHIAGRFAMKGRISDRLLFDDIPYVHGAASGAPLVRGALATLECRTEQRIPAGDHTLVIGRVLTAEVGSAEGGPLSYFRGKYRQLG; encoded by the coding sequence GTGCCGAACACCGCGTCACCAACCAAGGTCGATCTCTCCGGGCATGCCGGTCCCTCCGGGCATGCTGTGGGGGTGAGCAACGACGAGTTCCGCGCCGCCCTTTCACGGCTGGCCGCGGGTGTGGTCCTGGTGACCGCGCACGAGGAGCCGTACGACCCGGACGACCCGCACGCCCCGGTCGGCGAGGACGTCGGCATGACCGCGACCGCCTTCATGTCGGTCTCCCTGGACCCGCCGCTGGTCCTGGTCAGCCTGCGCGACGGCTCCCGCATGGACGACCTCCTCGACGAACAGCCCCTGTGGGCCGTCTCCGTCCTCTCCGAGAGCCAGCGCCACATCGCGGGCCGCTTCGCGATGAAGGGCCGCATCAGCGACCGTCTCCTCTTCGACGACATCCCGTACGTCCACGGTGCGGCGTCCGGCGCCCCCTTGGTCCGCGGCGCCCTCGCCACCCTGGAATGCCGCACGGAACAGCGCATTCCGGCCGGGGACCACACGCTCGTCATCGGGCGGGTGCTGACGGCGGAGGTGGGGAGCGCGGAGGGCGGCCCGCTGTCGTACTTCCGGGGCAAATACCGGCAGTTGGGATGA
- the cdgB gene encoding diguanylate cyclase CdgB: METESEPYVRLATLRQLHTVMADMNTARSLADTLQTVADGVVNGLGYELACVNLVRPDGDLVVAAFAGNSAAEALITGRVGSRTSWERRLGMGESWGDLRFIPHTEGWVLDEDDVPQWYTDGPAPRFEDEWHPSDRLFAPMYTPGVSGGSCGELIGVLSVDRPRNGRRPGAWGREALQMYAFQAAIAISNARLRANMQRALVRLEREQQALRASEESFRQAFEYAPSGMAIAEMGGDQHGRILRSNDALCRLLGRPASAMRRYSFSDLVHPEDIGTLLRTSAEGGRAELRLGRRDGTYVWVSLRNSVVADAADGPRFLLSHVEDIEDRKRRELQLAHRAAHDALTGLPNSAELRTRLSARLCQRQQSGHPGEIESIDAAYGHPAAYDANGHGFDFRPGADLLDAYDHHVHTIAPEGERDDGTKGLAVLFCDLDGFKSINDRFGHNAGDAVLIEVARRLGRAVRDGDTVARLGGDEFVVLADGLGKADAADLAVRLRNEIIQPIRVDGRGMRVGASFGIGWAHCGMTADEVLKSADERMYIEKRSRPKQHRRAG, from the coding sequence ATGGAGACCGAGTCGGAACCCTACGTCCGTCTTGCGACCCTGCGACAACTGCACACGGTCATGGCGGACATGAACACCGCCCGCAGCCTGGCGGACACCCTGCAGACCGTCGCCGACGGAGTCGTCAACGGCCTTGGGTACGAGTTGGCATGCGTCAACCTCGTCCGCCCCGACGGCGACCTCGTGGTCGCCGCCTTCGCGGGCAACTCCGCCGCCGAGGCACTCATCACCGGCCGCGTCGGCTCACGCACCTCCTGGGAGCGCCGCCTCGGCATGGGCGAGTCCTGGGGCGACCTGCGGTTCATCCCGCACACCGAGGGCTGGGTCCTCGACGAGGACGACGTACCGCAGTGGTACACCGACGGCCCCGCACCCCGCTTCGAGGACGAGTGGCACCCGTCCGACCGGCTCTTCGCGCCCATGTACACCCCCGGCGTCTCCGGCGGCTCGTGCGGCGAGCTGATCGGCGTCCTGTCCGTGGACCGCCCGCGCAACGGCCGGCGGCCGGGCGCGTGGGGGCGCGAGGCCCTCCAGATGTACGCGTTCCAGGCGGCCATCGCGATCAGTAACGCGCGTCTGCGCGCGAACATGCAGCGCGCGCTGGTCAGACTCGAGCGCGAGCAACAGGCCCTGCGCGCAAGCGAGGAGAGCTTCCGGCAGGCCTTCGAGTACGCCCCCTCCGGCATGGCGATAGCCGAGATGGGCGGCGACCAGCACGGCCGAATACTGCGGAGCAACGACGCCCTGTGCCGCCTCCTGGGCCGCCCCGCCTCCGCGATGCGCCGCTACTCCTTCTCGGACCTCGTCCACCCCGAGGACATAGGCACCCTGCTCAGAACGTCGGCGGAGGGCGGACGCGCGGAGCTCCGCCTGGGCCGCCGGGACGGCACGTACGTCTGGGTCTCGCTCCGCAACTCCGTCGTCGCGGACGCCGCCGACGGACCGCGCTTCCTCCTCTCCCATGTCGAGGACATAGAGGACCGCAAGCGCCGCGAGCTGCAGCTCGCCCACCGCGCCGCGCACGACGCGCTGACCGGCCTGCCGAACTCGGCGGAGCTGCGCACCCGCCTCTCCGCCCGCCTCTGCCAGCGTCAGCAGTCCGGCCACCCCGGCGAGATCGAGTCGATCGACGCCGCGTACGGACATCCGGCCGCCTACGACGCGAACGGCCACGGCTTCGACTTCCGCCCCGGCGCCGACCTCCTCGACGCCTACGACCACCACGTCCACACCATCGCCCCCGAGGGCGAGCGGGACGACGGCACCAAGGGGCTCGCGGTCCTCTTCTGCGACCTCGACGGCTTCAAGTCCATCAACGACCGGTTCGGGCACAACGCGGGTGACGCGGTCCTCATCGAGGTCGCCCGGCGGCTCGGCCGGGCCGTGCGCGACGGCGACACGGTGGCCCGGCTCGGCGGTGACGAGTTCGTCGTGCTGGCCGACGGCCTCGGCAAGGCCGACGCCGCCGACCTCGCCGTACGCCTGCGGAACGAGATCATCCAGCCCATCCGGGTGGACGGCCGGGGCATGCGGGTCGGGGCCAGTTTCGGTATCGGGTGGGCCCACTGCGGCATGACGGCGGACGAGGTGCTGAAGTCCGCTGACGAACGGATGTACATCGAGAAACGATCTCGTCCCAAACAGCACAGACGCGCGGGCTGA
- a CDS encoding GNAT family N-acetyltransferase, whose translation MTTITAAGPGSGPGPRLEEITPGNFEAAVGIRVRPDQEFAVSPVMKSLAEAYVHPGTAWPRLIIDEDRPVGFVMAFFDIDWNLDGSVIRSGLWRLNIAADQQGRGYGRFAVESVATEIRRRGGKELYVTWHEGPSGPAGFYAGLGFRPNGELSEGETVGVLELA comes from the coding sequence ATGACGACGATCACCGCCGCCGGTCCCGGTTCCGGTCCCGGCCCCCGCCTCGAAGAGATCACCCCGGGCAACTTCGAGGCCGCCGTGGGCATTCGGGTCCGCCCCGACCAGGAGTTCGCGGTCTCCCCCGTCATGAAGTCCCTCGCCGAGGCCTACGTCCACCCCGGCACCGCCTGGCCCCGCCTGATCATCGACGAGGACCGCCCCGTCGGCTTCGTCATGGCCTTCTTCGACATCGACTGGAACCTGGACGGCTCCGTCATCCGCTCCGGCCTCTGGCGCCTGAACATCGCGGCGGACCAACAGGGCCGCGGCTACGGCCGGTTCGCGGTGGAGTCGGTCGCGACCGAGATCCGCCGCCGAGGCGGCAAGGAGCTGTACGTGACGTGGCACGAGGGCCCGTCCGGACCGGCCGGCTTCTACGCGGGCCTGGGCTTCCGCCCCAACGGGGAGCTGAGTGAGGGGGAGACGGTGGGGGTGCTGGAGCTGGCGTAG
- a CDS encoding carbohydrate-binding protein gives MTPGNNGASTPEDDDPFGYLYEDGQAAGAQPPSGGGYGYPGSVNRVRPVGERQYGAQQAAATAQYQQQFGQTVPQQQPYGAQPNAHYQAPETFPGGPPAGQQPPPYDNGGGGRGRGPNTKGLLIGAIAVVAAVVIGISVAMMNGNGDDKTDDQAGSTPSASQSASSSPSPSASASSGLETQTIDAKALKLEGGAALASDVKGADADGGIYVTGLNAAGASVTWTVNGIPSDGTYTVFAHYSSTSDDQQMTLSINGKKFGSPFSLKNYAGAPDGNFEKGWTTSFAWPTLTKGTNSISLSCENADNCNVLLDQLWVKQGQVKK, from the coding sequence ATGACGCCCGGCAACAACGGCGCGAGCACGCCCGAGGACGACGACCCGTTCGGCTACCTGTACGAGGACGGCCAGGCCGCCGGCGCCCAGCCGCCGTCCGGCGGTGGCTACGGCTACCCGGGTTCGGTCAACCGAGTGCGCCCGGTCGGCGAGCGCCAGTACGGCGCCCAGCAGGCCGCCGCCACGGCGCAGTACCAGCAGCAGTTCGGCCAGACGGTCCCGCAGCAGCAGCCCTACGGCGCCCAGCCGAACGCGCACTACCAGGCCCCGGAGACCTTCCCCGGCGGCCCGCCGGCAGGCCAGCAGCCCCCGCCGTACGACAACGGCGGTGGCGGCCGGGGCCGCGGCCCCAACACCAAGGGCCTGCTGATCGGCGCGATCGCGGTCGTCGCCGCGGTGGTCATCGGCATCAGCGTCGCGATGATGAACGGTAACGGCGACGACAAGACCGACGACCAGGCGGGGTCGACCCCGTCGGCGTCCCAGAGCGCCTCGTCGAGCCCCTCGCCGAGCGCCAGCGCGTCCAGCGGTCTGGAGACCCAGACCATCGACGCCAAGGCGCTGAAGCTGGAGGGCGGCGCCGCCCTGGCGTCCGACGTCAAGGGCGCCGACGCCGACGGCGGCATCTATGTCACGGGCCTGAACGCGGCCGGCGCCTCGGTCACCTGGACGGTGAACGGCATCCCCTCGGACGGCACCTACACGGTCTTCGCGCACTACAGCTCGACCAGCGACGACCAGCAGATGACGCTCAGCATCAACGGCAAGAAGTTCGGCAGCCCGTTCAGCCTGAAGAACTACGCGGGGGCCCCGGACGGCAACTTCGAGAAGGGCTGGACGACGAGCTTCGCCTGGCCCACCCTCACCAAGGGCACCAACTCGATAAGCCTCTCCTGCGAGAACGCCGACAACTGCAATGTCCTGCTGGACCAGTTGTGGGTGAAACAGGGCCAGGTCAAGAAGTAG